The genomic region ATATTGTATACGGGATAAATTACGGGTTCGTTCCCGACGTTCTCGGCGGCGACGGCGAAGCGCAGGACGCGTACGTTCTCGGCGTGGACGAGCCGCTGACAGAGTTCGACGGTACGGTTATAGCAATCATTCACAGGCTAAATGACGTCGAGGATAAATGGGTCGTCGCGCCCGACGGTTGCGATTTTTCAAACGAAGAAATACTCGCAAAAACCGCATTCCAAGAACAATACTTCGAAATTGAATTGATTAGGAAATAGCACATAATTCAAAAGCACCGCTCGTCTTAACGGTGCTTTTTGTTTGTCGTATTTCCTAACTATTGCTGTCGATATTCTTTTTCATAAGCTCGGCGAGTTTAAGGTACTTGTCGAGCACGGGCGAGCCGTTCGCCGCGGCGGCGTAGTCTTTTAGATCGCGTATTAGCTCGGGCAGGGCTTTCTCGTCGCGATCGCGCACCACGCGTTCTGTCCGCGCGGCGGCGTTCCAGTTCA from Clostridiales bacterium harbors:
- a CDS encoding inorganic pyrophosphatase, whose product is MGFRPDRSALNKLVHVVIDRPLGSVHPNHDDIVYGINYGFVPDVLGGDGEAQDAYVLGVDEPLTEFDGTVIAIIHRLNDVEDKWVVAPDGCDFSNEEILAKTAFQEQYFEIELIRK